CGGCGCAGGACGCCGCCCAGAGCGCGAGCAGGTGATGGTGCGCGTCGGTGAGGGTGCCGCCGCGGCGGAGGGTGATGAAGCGCGGGTCCCGCGCCTTCGGGAGGATCATGCCGGTGCTCCTCAGGGGAGGGCGGCCTCGGCCGTCGACGCGGTCGGCCGTCAGGACGCCTGGGGGACGGGCATGTCGGCCAGCCAGACCTCGGCCAGGTCGTCGAGGGGGAGGTCGAGGGCCTGGCTGAGGCGCACGACGGTGCCGAAGGCCGGCGCCGGCAGGCGGCCGGCTTCGATCTTGCGGAGGGTCTCGGGGGAGATGCCGGCCGCCAGGGCCACCTGGACGAGGCTGCGGCCGGCCCGGGCGGCCCGCAGGGCGGCTCCGAGGCGCTGGCCCGCGGCGATCTGTTCGGCGGTGAGCGGTTGGCGAACCATGGGGGCAGGATATCCCTTCGGGGGCGGCCGGATCCGGTGTGGTATAAAAATACCGCATCGGAGAGGGAGGCTGTCGTGATCGAGCTCAAGTCCGCCGAGGAGATCGGCCGGATGGCGGTGGCCGGCCAGTTCGTCGGCGAGCTGCTCGACGAGTTGAGCGGCGTCGCCGCCGTCGGCGTCAACCTGATGGACATCGAGCACCACGCCCGCCGCCGGATCGCCGAACGCGGCGCCGAGTCCTGCTACTGGGACTACGCCCCGTCGTTCGGCCGCGGCCCGTTCCGCAACGTGCTGTGCCTGTCGGTCAACGACGCGGTGCTGCACGGCCTGCCGCACGACTACGTCCTGCGCGACGGTGACCTGCTCAGCATCGACATGGCGGTCGGCATCGACGGCTGGGTCGCCGACTCGGCGCTCTCCTTCGTCGTCGGCACCCCCGACCCGGCGGACCTGACGCTGATCGAGGCCACCGAGGTCGCCCTCGCCGCCGGCATCGCCGCCGCCCAGCCCGGCGGCCGTCTCGGCGACATCTCCGCCGCGATCGGCGCGGTGGCCCACTCCTACGGCTACGGCGTCAACGCCGAGTTCGGCGGCCACGGCATCGGCCGCACCATGCACGAGGCCCCGCACGTGGCCAACGACGGTCGCCCCCGTCGTGGCCTGAAACTCACCCCCGGTCTCACCATCGCCATCGAGCCCTGGTTCTGCCGCTCCACCGACAAGATCAAGGTCGACGACGACGGCTGGACGATCCGCTCCGCCGACGGTTCCCGCACCGCCCACTCGGAACACACCGTCGCCATCACGGAATCCGGGCCCGAGGTGCTGACCCGCCGGGGGTGACCGGCGGCGGCCGGTCAGGGCAGGATCTCGACGTACCCGTCCGTGCCGTGCACGCGGATCCGCTGTCCGTCGCGGATCAGCCGGGTCGCGTTCGCCACGCCGACGACGGCCGGCAGGCCGTACTCCCGGGCCACCACGGCCCCGTGGGTCATCAGGCCGCCCACCTCCGTCACCAGCCCGTCGATCGCCACGAACAGGGGTGACCAGCTCGGGTCGGTGAAGGCGGTGACGAGGATGTCGCCGGGGGCCAGCTCGGCCTCGGCCACGTCCCGGATGACACGGGCCCGCCCTTCGACGAGCCCGGCGGAGACCGGCAGGCCGACCAGCGCGCCGGCCGGCACGCCGCCCCGCCGGTACGCGCCCGCGAGGCCCTCGCCGTCGGAGGTGAGCACCCGGGGCGGGGTGAGCGCCTGGTACGACCGGAACTCGGCCTTCCGTCGGTGGATGAGCTGGTCGTCCACCCGGTCGGTGCGGACGACCTCGTGCAACTCCGGGAAGGTGAGGAAGAAGATGTCCTCCTCCTCGCGCAGCACGCCGGTCCGCACGAGGCGGGCCGCCTCCTCCAGCAGCGCCTGCTTGTAGACGAGGTAGCGGCTGACGATCGCGTACTTGGGATACTCCCGGTAGCCGATGAAGGTGCGGACCCGGTCGATCATCCGCTTCGTCTCCTCGGCCTTCCGCGCCCCGTCCGGCAGGGTCCGCAGCCGCTCCAGCACCTCCCGCTCCTTCTGCTCCGCCGCCTGCCGCCCCTGCGCGAAGCGCCGCTCGCGGGCGCCCGGCGCGAAGTTCCGGACGTTGTCGAGGATCAGCGGTACGAGCGCGCTGGGGCGTTCGCTCCACCGTGGCCTGGTGATGTCGATCTCGCCG
This genomic interval from Micromonospora sp. CCTCC AA 2012012 contains the following:
- the map gene encoding type I methionyl aminopeptidase, whose product is MIELKSAEEIGRMAVAGQFVGELLDELSGVAAVGVNLMDIEHHARRRIAERGAESCYWDYAPSFGRGPFRNVLCLSVNDAVLHGLPHDYVLRDGDLLSIDMAVGIDGWVADSALSFVVGTPDPADLTLIEATEVALAAGIAAAQPGGRLGDISAAIGAVAHSYGYGVNAEFGGHGIGRTMHEAPHVANDGRPRRGLKLTPGLTIAIEPWFCRSTDKIKVDDDGWTIRSADGSRTAHSEHTVAITESGPEVLTRRG
- a CDS encoding helix-turn-helix domain-containing protein, translated to MVRQPLTAEQIAAGQRLGAALRAARAGRSLVQVALAAGISPETLRKIEAGRLPAPAFGTVVRLSQALDLPLDDLAEVWLADMPVPQAS